The proteins below come from a single Harpia harpyja isolate bHarHar1 chromosome 2, bHarHar1 primary haplotype, whole genome shotgun sequence genomic window:
- the USP53 gene encoding inactive ubiquitin carboxyl-terminal hydrolase 53 isoform X2: protein MAWVKFLRKPGGNLGKVYQPGSILSLAPTKGLLNEPGQNSCFLNSAVQVLWQLDIFRRSLRGLTGHVCQGDACIFCALKAIFSQFQHSREKALPSDNMRHALAESFKDEQRFQLGFMDDAAECFENILERIHFHLVPNSETDMCTSKSCISHQKFAMTLYEQCVCRSCGASSDPLPFTEFVRYISTTALCNEVERMMERHERLKPEMFAELLQAANTTDDYRKCPSNCGQKIKIRRVLMNCPEIVTIGLVWDSEHSDLTEEVMRNLATQLYLPGLFYRVTDENAKNSELFLVGMICYTSRHYCAFAFHTKSCKWVLFDDANVKEIGTKWKDVVSRCIRCHFQPLLLFYANPDGTAVSPEDAPKQIIHWSQCKAAGGNGEDLGFEKHSAPKSDHMKENGVGDPTNQKSNKKLQPDNTVFSRSHLQASSGRGPAKLGYSDQKDRLKDISRECAQKAADMKNFSSLRKDADRGPRKESGRQRDLIGEDRSNVKSGSPPVGNGFRHCADQRIYSSQGRGSYKHDGAPHQAKLSVQVLGSNKTEAFPAGEKPMIRTRTDGVTGYDTDTSQDSREKGSSSSSRSRSKGWKPMRETLNVDSIFSETEKKQHSPKHKVNPNSKSKHEKERSFNHWPKENQIQKGLMTIYEDETKQDTGSRSSLDSEGKGNAEKSKGFTERKIHSDNWQIQRTESGYESSDHISNGSANPDSPIIEGINLADVKNVKENASCSEQNLSTKKADNVLHSVSQQNRNFYDLRKDPVNSEVNYRPHVNFPTELHLQVPSPPVKRAEMPETNRKLYQSSALQPVLKDIVKSESRNKANEQNSSEWLNPDKIEKMNVSVYCADGVSHPYTENVCGRKLINNDFHSSSQPQSHYTRTFGPKVGLSPCVPQNLSERPMVLPPPGEHARHPLRRADALWVPEAVYQNLPPPLPPKKYTLNASPGSENNSAADVKSTEVLQNNPVRQTGTPLKSASEASIFTNEQRLKEPFQGNELFVHKPDSPPRLSVNDFWTVSENFLKKGSRHMGPGAGYVDGNDSVSLTTYFSVDSCMTDTYRMKYHQRPKLYFTDSGSFHKEKHPPSAGVELSATYHATLEPRHPTSEQRYKANVEGIHCSR from the exons ATGGCATGGGTGAAATTCTTAAGAAAACCTGGGGGTAACCTTGGAAAAGTTTATCAGCCTGGAAGTATACTGTCCCTGGCTCCTACAAAAGGTTTGTTAAATGAACCAGGACAAAACAGCTGCTTTCTTAATAGTGCTGTTCAG GTATTATGGCAACTTGACATATTTCGACGAAGTTTAAGAGGTTTAACTGGACATGTGTGTCAGGGAGATGCGTGCATATTTTGTGCTTTAAAG GCAATATTTTCACAATTTCAACACAGTCGAGAAAAAGCACTCCCATCAGATAATATGAGACATGCCCTGGCAGAAAGTTTTAAGGATGAACAGCGTTTCCAGCTTGGATTCATGGATGATGCAGCAGAATGCTTT gAAAATATCCTTGAGAGGATTCATTTTCACCTAGTGCCAAACAGTGAGACAGATATGTGCACTTCAAAATCCTGTATTTCTCATCAGAAGTTTGCTATGACACTGTATGAACAG tgtGTATGTCGCAGTTGTGGAGCATCATCAGACCCATTGCCTTTTACAGAATTTGTGCGTTACATTTCTACCACAGCCCTGTG taatGAAGTAGAAAGAATGATGGAGAGGCATGAACGTCTCAAGCCGgaaatgtttgcagaattgcTGCAGGCAGCAAATACTACTGATGACTACAGAAAGTGTCCT agtAACTGTggtcaaaaaataaaaattcgtCGTGTTCTTATGAATTGTCCTGAGATTGTCACAATCGGTTTAGTCTGGGATTCAGAACACTCTGACCTGACAGAAGAGGTTATGCGGAATCTGGCAACACAACTTTATCTTCCTGGG ctgttttatAGAGTCACAGATGAAAATGCCAAAAATAGTGAACTTTTTCTTGTGGGAATGATTTGCTACACAAGCCGACATTACTGTGCCTTTGCCTTTCATACCAAGAGTTGCAAATGGGTGCTGTTTGATGATGCTAATGTAAAAGag atTGGAACAAAATGGAAAGATGTGGTCTCCAGGTGCATTCGATGTCACTTTCAGCCATTGTTGCTATTTTATGCTAACCCAGATGGCACAGCTGTATCTCCAGAAGATGCTCCAAAGCAGATTATTCACTGGTCTCAAtgcaaagcagcaggaggaaatgGGGAAGACTTGg GATTTGAAAAGCATTCTGCTCCTAAATCAGACCACATGAAAGAGAATGGAGTTGGAGACCCCACTAATCAAAAGAGTAATAAAAAACTTCAGCCAGATAATACAGTATTCAGTAGAAGCCATCTTCAAGCTAGTAGTGGTAGAGGTCCAG CTAAGTTAGGTTACAGCGATCAAAAGGACAGGCTAAAGGACATATCCAGAGAGTGTGCTCAGAAAGCTGCTGATATGAAAAACTTCTCATCTTTACGAAAAGATGCAGACAGAGGACCAAGAAAAGAGTCTGGGAGACAAAgag acTTGATTGGGGAAGATCGTTCCAATGTTAAGTCGGGGTCTCCTCCCGTTGGAAATGGATTTAGACACTGTGCTGATCAGCGTATATACAGCAGCCAGGGAAGAGGCTCCTATAAGCATGACGGTGCACCTCACCAAGCAAAGCTTTCTGTACAAGTGCTTGGATCAAATAAAACAGAAGCGTTTCCTGCTGGGGAGAAACCAATGATCAGGACCCGGACTGATGGTGTCACTGGCTATGATACAGACACCAGTCAAGACTCTAGGGAAAAAggaagtagcagcagcagcagaagcagaagtaaaGGTTGGAAACCTATGCGAGAGACACTAAACGTAGACAGCATTTTCAGTGagactgagaaaaaacagcataGCCCAAAGCACAAGGTAAATCCGAACAGTAAATCTAAGCATGAAAAGGAGCGAAGCTTTAACCATTGGCCAAAAGAGAACCAAATCCAGAAAGGTTTAATGACTATATATGAAGATGAAACAAAACAGGATACAGGAAGTAGAAGTTCACTGGATTCAGAGGGAAAAGGGAATGCTGAAAAAAGCAAAGGatttacagagagaaaaatccacAGTGATAACTGGCAAATTCAGAGGACAGAATCTGGATATGAAAGCAGTGATCATATCAGCAATGGATCTGCAAATCCGGACTCGCCCATTATTGAAGGAATCAATCTGGCAGATGTCAAGAATGTTAAAGAAAATGCTTCCTGCAG TGAACAGAACTTGTCAACCAAAAAAGCTGACAATGTGTTACATTCAGTATCCCAGCAGAACAGAAACTTTTATG ACTTGAGGAAAGATCCAGTCAATTCAGAAGTTAACTACAGACCTCATGTTAATTTCCCGACAGAACTACATTTGCAGGTGCCCAGTCCTCCAGTAAAGAG AGCTGAAATGCCTGAGACCAATAGGAAACTTTACCAATCATCAGCTCTACAGCCAGTTCTTAAAGACATTGTTAAGTCAGAAAGTAGGAACAAGGCAAATGAACAGAATTCTTCAGAGTGGCTTAATCCAGACAAGATTGAGAAGATGAATGTGTCAGTATATTGTGCTGATGGCGTATCCCACCCCTATACAGAAAATGTCTGCGGAAGGAAGCTGATCAACAATGACTTTCACTCCTCTTCCCAGCCACAGTCTCATTATACAAGAACGTTTGGTCCCAAGGTGGGCTTGTCACCTTGTGTGCCACAGAACCTGTCAGAAAGGCCCATGGTGCTTCCCCCTCCTGGTGAGCATGCCAGGCACCCACTCCGAAGGGCGGATGCTCTTTGGGTGCCTGAAGCAGTGTACCAGAATCTTCCTCCCCCTTTACCGCCCAAGAAATACACTCTGAATGCTTCGCCAGGATCAGAAAATAACTCAGCAGCTGATGTAAAATCGACAGAAGTGTTGCAAAATAATCCGGTAAGGCAAACAGGTACACCTTTAAAATCTGCATCAGAAGCAAGCATATTTACAAATGAACAAAGGCTTAAAGAGCCGTTTCAAGGGAATGAACTGTTTGTTCATAAACCGGATTCTCCACCTCGCTTATCAGTTAATGACTTTTGGACTGTGtctgaaaactttttaaagaaaggatCTCGTCATATGGGACCAGGTGCTGGCTATGTGGATGGAAATGATAGTGTATCCCTAACGACATATTTTTCAGTAGATAGTTGTATGACTGACACATACAGGATGAAATATCATCAGAGACCCAAGCTGTATTTTACAGATAGTGGaagttttcacaaagaaaaacatcCTCCATCAGCTGGAGTAGAACTGAGTGCTACATACCATGCTACTCTTGAGCCCAGGCATCCCACATCTGAGCAAAGGTACAAGGCAAATGTAGAAGGCATACACTGCAGTAGatag
- the FABP2 gene encoding fatty acid-binding protein, intestinal, translated as MAYNGTWKIDRNENYEKFMEAMGVNMMKRKLGAHDNLKITIQQDGNKFTIKESSNFRTIDIEFTLGVNFEYSLADGTELTGSWNMEGNKLVGTFTRKDNGKALTAYREVIGDELVQTYRYEGVEAKRVFKRD; from the exons ATGGCATATAATGGTACTTGGAAAatagacagaaatgaaaactatGAGAAGTTCATGGAGGCGATGG GTGTTAACATGATGAAAAGAAAGCTAGGAGCCCACGATAATCTGAAGATCACTATTCAGCAAGATGGAAACAAATTTACTATCAAAGAATCAAGCAACTTCCGTACCATAGATATTGAATTCACTCTGGGAGTCAATTTTGAGTACAGTCTGGCTGATGGGACTGAACTTACT GGTTCTTGGAACATGGAAGGAAATAAACTTGTAGGAACGTTTACTAGAAAAGATAATGGAAAAGCACTCACAGCATACAGAGAAGTCATAGGTGATGAACTTGTTCAG ACCTACAGATATGAAGGAGTTGAAGCCAAGAGAGTCTTCAAAAGGGACTAA
- the USP53 gene encoding inactive ubiquitin carboxyl-terminal hydrolase 53 isoform X1 — MAWVKFLRKPGGNLGKVYQPGSILSLAPTKGLLNEPGQNSCFLNSAVQVLWQLDIFRRSLRGLTGHVCQGDACIFCALKAIFSQFQHSREKALPSDNMRHALAESFKDEQRFQLGFMDDAAECFENILERIHFHLVPNSETDMCTSKSCISHQKFAMTLYEQCVCRSCGASSDPLPFTEFVRYISTTALCNEVERMMERHERLKPEMFAELLQAANTTDDYRKCPSNCGQKIKIRRVLMNCPEIVTIGLVWDSEHSDLTEEVMRNLATQLYLPGLFYRVTDENAKNSELFLVGMICYTSRHYCAFAFHTKSCKWVLFDDANVKEIGTKWKDVVSRCIRCHFQPLLLFYANPDGTAVSPEDAPKQIIHWSQCKAAGGNGEDLGFEKHSAPKSDHMKENGVGDPTNQKSNKKLQPDNTVFSRSHLQASSGRGPAKLGYSDQKDRLKDISRECAQKAADMKNFSSLRKDADRGPRKESGRQRDLIGEDRSNVKSGSPPVGNGFRHCADQRIYSSQGRGSYKHDGAPHQAKLSVQVLGSNKTEAFPAGEKPMIRTRTDGVTGYDTDTSQDSREKGSSSSSRSRSKGWKPMRETLNVDSIFSETEKKQHSPKHKVNPNSKSKHEKERSFNHWPKENQIQKGLMTIYEDETKQDTGSRSSLDSEGKGNAEKSKGFTERKIHSDNWQIQRTESGYESSDHISNGSANPDSPIIEGINLADVKNVKENASCRKELAGCLSAPYLDCEQNLSTKKADNVLHSVSQQNRNFYDLRKDPVNSEVNYRPHVNFPTELHLQVPSPPVKRAEMPETNRKLYQSSALQPVLKDIVKSESRNKANEQNSSEWLNPDKIEKMNVSVYCADGVSHPYTENVCGRKLINNDFHSSSQPQSHYTRTFGPKVGLSPCVPQNLSERPMVLPPPGEHARHPLRRADALWVPEAVYQNLPPPLPPKKYTLNASPGSENNSAADVKSTEVLQNNPVRQTGTPLKSASEASIFTNEQRLKEPFQGNELFVHKPDSPPRLSVNDFWTVSENFLKKGSRHMGPGAGYVDGNDSVSLTTYFSVDSCMTDTYRMKYHQRPKLYFTDSGSFHKEKHPPSAGVELSATYHATLEPRHPTSEQRYKANVEGIHCSR, encoded by the exons ATGGCATGGGTGAAATTCTTAAGAAAACCTGGGGGTAACCTTGGAAAAGTTTATCAGCCTGGAAGTATACTGTCCCTGGCTCCTACAAAAGGTTTGTTAAATGAACCAGGACAAAACAGCTGCTTTCTTAATAGTGCTGTTCAG GTATTATGGCAACTTGACATATTTCGACGAAGTTTAAGAGGTTTAACTGGACATGTGTGTCAGGGAGATGCGTGCATATTTTGTGCTTTAAAG GCAATATTTTCACAATTTCAACACAGTCGAGAAAAAGCACTCCCATCAGATAATATGAGACATGCCCTGGCAGAAAGTTTTAAGGATGAACAGCGTTTCCAGCTTGGATTCATGGATGATGCAGCAGAATGCTTT gAAAATATCCTTGAGAGGATTCATTTTCACCTAGTGCCAAACAGTGAGACAGATATGTGCACTTCAAAATCCTGTATTTCTCATCAGAAGTTTGCTATGACACTGTATGAACAG tgtGTATGTCGCAGTTGTGGAGCATCATCAGACCCATTGCCTTTTACAGAATTTGTGCGTTACATTTCTACCACAGCCCTGTG taatGAAGTAGAAAGAATGATGGAGAGGCATGAACGTCTCAAGCCGgaaatgtttgcagaattgcTGCAGGCAGCAAATACTACTGATGACTACAGAAAGTGTCCT agtAACTGTggtcaaaaaataaaaattcgtCGTGTTCTTATGAATTGTCCTGAGATTGTCACAATCGGTTTAGTCTGGGATTCAGAACACTCTGACCTGACAGAAGAGGTTATGCGGAATCTGGCAACACAACTTTATCTTCCTGGG ctgttttatAGAGTCACAGATGAAAATGCCAAAAATAGTGAACTTTTTCTTGTGGGAATGATTTGCTACACAAGCCGACATTACTGTGCCTTTGCCTTTCATACCAAGAGTTGCAAATGGGTGCTGTTTGATGATGCTAATGTAAAAGag atTGGAACAAAATGGAAAGATGTGGTCTCCAGGTGCATTCGATGTCACTTTCAGCCATTGTTGCTATTTTATGCTAACCCAGATGGCACAGCTGTATCTCCAGAAGATGCTCCAAAGCAGATTATTCACTGGTCTCAAtgcaaagcagcaggaggaaatgGGGAAGACTTGg GATTTGAAAAGCATTCTGCTCCTAAATCAGACCACATGAAAGAGAATGGAGTTGGAGACCCCACTAATCAAAAGAGTAATAAAAAACTTCAGCCAGATAATACAGTATTCAGTAGAAGCCATCTTCAAGCTAGTAGTGGTAGAGGTCCAG CTAAGTTAGGTTACAGCGATCAAAAGGACAGGCTAAAGGACATATCCAGAGAGTGTGCTCAGAAAGCTGCTGATATGAAAAACTTCTCATCTTTACGAAAAGATGCAGACAGAGGACCAAGAAAAGAGTCTGGGAGACAAAgag acTTGATTGGGGAAGATCGTTCCAATGTTAAGTCGGGGTCTCCTCCCGTTGGAAATGGATTTAGACACTGTGCTGATCAGCGTATATACAGCAGCCAGGGAAGAGGCTCCTATAAGCATGACGGTGCACCTCACCAAGCAAAGCTTTCTGTACAAGTGCTTGGATCAAATAAAACAGAAGCGTTTCCTGCTGGGGAGAAACCAATGATCAGGACCCGGACTGATGGTGTCACTGGCTATGATACAGACACCAGTCAAGACTCTAGGGAAAAAggaagtagcagcagcagcagaagcagaagtaaaGGTTGGAAACCTATGCGAGAGACACTAAACGTAGACAGCATTTTCAGTGagactgagaaaaaacagcataGCCCAAAGCACAAGGTAAATCCGAACAGTAAATCTAAGCATGAAAAGGAGCGAAGCTTTAACCATTGGCCAAAAGAGAACCAAATCCAGAAAGGTTTAATGACTATATATGAAGATGAAACAAAACAGGATACAGGAAGTAGAAGTTCACTGGATTCAGAGGGAAAAGGGAATGCTGAAAAAAGCAAAGGatttacagagagaaaaatccacAGTGATAACTGGCAAATTCAGAGGACAGAATCTGGATATGAAAGCAGTGATCATATCAGCAATGGATCTGCAAATCCGGACTCGCCCATTATTGAAGGAATCAATCTGGCAGATGTCAAGAATGTTAAAGAAAATGCTTCCTGCAG GAAGGAATTGGCAGGGTGTTTGTCAGCTCCCTATCTGGACTG TGAACAGAACTTGTCAACCAAAAAAGCTGACAATGTGTTACATTCAGTATCCCAGCAGAACAGAAACTTTTATG ACTTGAGGAAAGATCCAGTCAATTCAGAAGTTAACTACAGACCTCATGTTAATTTCCCGACAGAACTACATTTGCAGGTGCCCAGTCCTCCAGTAAAGAG AGCTGAAATGCCTGAGACCAATAGGAAACTTTACCAATCATCAGCTCTACAGCCAGTTCTTAAAGACATTGTTAAGTCAGAAAGTAGGAACAAGGCAAATGAACAGAATTCTTCAGAGTGGCTTAATCCAGACAAGATTGAGAAGATGAATGTGTCAGTATATTGTGCTGATGGCGTATCCCACCCCTATACAGAAAATGTCTGCGGAAGGAAGCTGATCAACAATGACTTTCACTCCTCTTCCCAGCCACAGTCTCATTATACAAGAACGTTTGGTCCCAAGGTGGGCTTGTCACCTTGTGTGCCACAGAACCTGTCAGAAAGGCCCATGGTGCTTCCCCCTCCTGGTGAGCATGCCAGGCACCCACTCCGAAGGGCGGATGCTCTTTGGGTGCCTGAAGCAGTGTACCAGAATCTTCCTCCCCCTTTACCGCCCAAGAAATACACTCTGAATGCTTCGCCAGGATCAGAAAATAACTCAGCAGCTGATGTAAAATCGACAGAAGTGTTGCAAAATAATCCGGTAAGGCAAACAGGTACACCTTTAAAATCTGCATCAGAAGCAAGCATATTTACAAATGAACAAAGGCTTAAAGAGCCGTTTCAAGGGAATGAACTGTTTGTTCATAAACCGGATTCTCCACCTCGCTTATCAGTTAATGACTTTTGGACTGTGtctgaaaactttttaaagaaaggatCTCGTCATATGGGACCAGGTGCTGGCTATGTGGATGGAAATGATAGTGTATCCCTAACGACATATTTTTCAGTAGATAGTTGTATGACTGACACATACAGGATGAAATATCATCAGAGACCCAAGCTGTATTTTACAGATAGTGGaagttttcacaaagaaaaacatcCTCCATCAGCTGGAGTAGAACTGAGTGCTACATACCATGCTACTCTTGAGCCCAGGCATCCCACATCTGAGCAAAGGTACAAGGCAAATGTAGAAGGCATACACTGCAGTAGatag